The following are from one region of the Streptococcus sp. 1643 genome:
- a CDS encoding competence/damage-inducible protein A: MKAEIIAVGTEILTGQIVNTNAQFLSEKLAEIGVDVYFQTAVGDNEARLLSLLEIASQRSNLVILTGGLGPTEDDLTKQTLAKFLGKNLVFDPQAQEKLDIFFAHRPDYARTPNNERQAQIVEGATPLPNETGLAVGGVSEVDGVTYVVLPGPPSELKPMVLNQLLPKLMTGTKLYSRVLRFFGIGESQLVTILADLIDHQTDPTLAPYAKTGEVTLRLSTKAVSQEKADQALDILENQILSRQTFEGISLRDICYGYGEETSLASVVVEELKKRQKSITAAESLTAGLFQATLADFSGVSAIFNGGFVTYSLEEKSKMLDISEQELKEYGVVSEFTARKMAEQARIKTQSDYGVSLTGVAGPDSLEGHPAGTVFIGLAHAKGTEVIKANIAGRSRADVRHIAVMHAFNLVRKALLSD, encoded by the coding sequence ATGAAAGCAGAAATTATTGCTGTCGGAACAGAAATTTTAACAGGGCAGATTGTCAATACCAATGCTCAGTTTTTATCAGAGAAACTAGCCGAAATCGGGGTAGATGTCTACTTCCAAACAGCTGTTGGAGATAATGAAGCTCGTCTTTTGTCCTTGCTTGAGATTGCGAGTCAACGTAGTAATCTTGTGATTTTGACAGGGGGCTTGGGACCAACTGAGGATGATTTGACCAAACAAACTCTGGCAAAATTTTTAGGAAAAAATCTAGTGTTTGACCCTCAAGCACAAGAGAAACTGGATATTTTCTTTGCTCATAGACCTGACTATGCTCGGACACCGAATAATGAGCGTCAAGCCCAAATTGTAGAAGGGGCGACTCCACTGCCAAATGAGACAGGTTTAGCAGTAGGAGGGGTTTCGGAAGTGGATGGCGTGACCTACGTGGTCCTTCCAGGACCACCTAGTGAATTGAAACCTATGGTCTTAAATCAACTCTTGCCCAAGCTGATGACAGGCACCAAGTTATACTCACGAGTGCTCCGTTTCTTTGGAATTGGGGAGAGTCAGTTGGTGACCATTTTGGCGGATTTGATTGACCATCAAACCGATCCGACTTTGGCGCCGTATGCCAAGACGGGAGAAGTGACCTTGCGCTTGTCTACAAAAGCAGTCAGTCAAGAAAAGGCTGATCAAGCGCTGGATATCTTAGAAAATCAAATCTTGAGTCGCCAAACTTTCGAGGGAATTTCTTTACGAGACATCTGTTATGGATACGGGGAAGAAACCAGTCTAGCAAGTGTCGTTGTAGAAGAGCTAAAGAAGAGACAGAAAAGCATTACTGCGGCAGAAAGCTTGACGGCAGGTCTCTTTCAAGCGACATTAGCAGACTTTTCGGGCGTTTCAGCCATCTTTAATGGCGGCTTTGTCACTTACAGCCTAGAAGAAAAGTCTAAGATGTTGGATATTTCTGAGCAAGAGCTAAAAGAATACGGGGTCGTTTCTGAGTTTACGGCTCGAAAAATGGCAGAGCAGGCACGGATTAAGACTCAGTCTGACTACGGAGTTAGTTTGACGGGTGTGGCAGGGCCAGATAGCCTAGAGGGGCATCCAGCTGGTACAGTTTTTATTGGACTGGCACATGCAAAAGGGACAGAGGTGATCAAGGCTAATATTGCAGGACGGAGTCGAGCAGATGTTCGACATATTGCAGTCATGCATGCCTTTAACCTAGTTCGCAAAGCTTTATTAAGTGACTAA
- the recA gene encoding recombinase RecA produces the protein MAKKPTKKLDEIGKKFGADREKALNDALKLIEKDFGKGSIMRLGERAEQKVQVMSSGSLALDIALGSGGYPKGRIIEIYGPESSGKTTVALHAVAQAQKEGGIAAFIDAEHALDPAYAAALGVNIDELLLSQPDSGEQGLEIAGKLIDSGAVDLVVIDSVAALVPRAEIDGDIGDSHVGLQARMMSQAMRKLGASINKTKTIAIFINQLREKVGVMFGNPETTPGGRALKFYASVRLDVRGSTQIKGTGDQKDTNVGKETKIKVVKNKVAPPFKEAFVEIMYGEGISKTGELLKIASDLDIIQKAGAWYSYKGEKIGQGSENAKKYLADHPEIFDAIDHQVRVQYGLIEDEEGTTPTTGAEDLAPNQEVTLDLGDGLEIEIED, from the coding sequence ATGGCGAAAAAACCAACAAAAAAATTAGATGAAATTGGTAAAAAATTTGGAGCTGACCGCGAAAAAGCATTGAACGATGCTCTTAAATTGATTGAGAAAGACTTTGGTAAAGGCTCAATCATGCGCTTGGGTGAGCGCGCGGAGCAAAAAGTTCAAGTGATGAGCTCAGGCTCATTGGCTCTGGACATTGCTCTTGGTTCAGGTGGTTATCCTAAAGGACGTATCATCGAAATCTATGGACCAGAATCATCTGGTAAGACAACGGTTGCCCTTCACGCTGTTGCGCAAGCACAGAAAGAAGGTGGTATTGCAGCCTTTATTGATGCGGAGCATGCACTTGATCCAGCCTATGCAGCAGCCCTTGGTGTGAACATTGACGAATTGCTCTTGTCACAACCAGACTCAGGTGAACAAGGTCTTGAAATTGCTGGAAAATTGATTGACTCAGGTGCAGTTGACCTTGTCGTTATCGACTCGGTTGCGGCCCTTGTACCTCGTGCGGAAATTGATGGGGATATTGGAGACAGTCACGTTGGTTTGCAGGCTCGTATGATGAGTCAGGCCATGCGTAAACTCGGAGCTTCTATCAATAAAACCAAGACAATTGCCATCTTTATCAACCAATTGCGTGAAAAAGTTGGGGTCATGTTTGGAAATCCAGAAACAACACCTGGTGGACGCGCTTTGAAATTCTACGCTTCAGTCCGTTTGGATGTTCGTGGAAGTACACAAATCAAGGGAACTGGTGACCAAAAAGATACCAATGTCGGTAAGGAAACCAAGATCAAGGTCGTGAAAAACAAGGTGGCTCCACCATTTAAGGAAGCCTTTGTTGAAATCATGTACGGAGAAGGAATTTCTAAGACTGGTGAGCTCTTGAAGATTGCAAGTGATCTCGATATCATCCAAAAAGCGGGAGCATGGTACTCTTACAAGGGTGAAAAAATCGGGCAAGGATCTGAAAATGCTAAGAAATACTTGGCGGATCACCCAGAAATCTTTGATGCCATTGACCACCAAGTTCGTGTTCAATATGGCTTGATTGAAGATGAAGAAGGGACAACTCCTACCACTGGCGCAGAAGATCTAGCACCTAACCAAGAAGTAACGCTTGACCTAGGCGACGGACTTGAAATCGAAATTGAAGATTAA
- a CDS encoding LCP family protein produces MIKKLIGMVLGFLAVTVVGVAVYGYTIYQQGTETLSKKTYKKIGEETNVIEATEPLTILLMGVDTGNVERTDPWAGNSDSMILLTVNPKTKKTTMMSLERDILTKIETGNGQVQEAKLNAAYANGGAELAISTIQKMMNIHIDRYVMVNMQGLQQLVDAVGGITVNNTLGFPISIADQEEFNKISIGVGEQTLNGEEALVYSRMRYQDPEGDYGRQKRQREVIQKIVEKVLSLNSVSHYQGILKALSDNMQTNVDLSAKSIPQLLGYQDSFKNIETHQLRGEDAELQGISYQIVTSEHMLEMQNLLRRSLGKEPVTELETNAVLYETAFGRTAPSTSTNTSNEEAE; encoded by the coding sequence ATGATTAAAAAATTAATTGGAATGGTGCTAGGTTTCCTAGCAGTGACAGTTGTAGGTGTAGCGGTTTATGGCTATACCATCTACCAACAGGGAACAGAAACCCTAAGTAAAAAGACTTACAAAAAAATCGGGGAAGAAACCAACGTTATCGAAGCGACTGAGCCTCTGACTATCCTCTTGATGGGGGTAGATACGGGAAATGTGGAACGTACAGACCCGTGGGCGGGGAATAGTGATTCCATGATTCTCCTGACGGTTAATCCCAAAACAAAGAAAACCACAATGATGAGTTTGGAACGGGATATTTTGACCAAGATTGAGACTGGAAACGGTCAAGTTCAGGAAGCTAAACTCAATGCGGCCTATGCTAATGGTGGTGCGGAACTTGCAATTTCTACTATTCAAAAGATGATGAATATCCACATTGACCGCTATGTGATGGTTAACATGCAGGGGCTTCAACAATTGGTGGATGCAGTTGGTGGAATTACCGTCAACAATACACTTGGTTTCCCGATTTCGATTGCTGACCAAGAAGAGTTTAATAAGATTTCTATCGGTGTTGGAGAACAAACCTTGAATGGTGAGGAAGCTCTGGTGTATTCACGAATGCGTTACCAAGACCCAGAAGGAGACTATGGTCGTCAAAAACGTCAGCGTGAAGTCATTCAAAAGATCGTTGAGAAGGTTTTGAGCCTAAACAGTGTGAGTCATTATCAAGGCATCCTCAAAGCTTTGAGTGATAACATGCAGACCAATGTGGACTTATCAGCTAAGAGCATTCCACAATTGCTCGGCTATCAAGATTCTTTCAAGAATATCGAAACGCATCAATTGCGTGGGGAAGATGCTGAGCTACAGGGAATTTCTTATCAGATTGTCACTTCAGAACATATGCTCGAGATGCAAAATCTCTTGCGTCGTTCACTAGGTAAAGAGCCAGTGACAGAATTGGAAACCAATGCGGTACTGTACGAAACAGCCTTTGGTCGGACAGCACCTTCAACCAGTACTAACACTTCAAACGAAGAAGCAGAATAA